tattattattattattttattttattttcttttatgaacCGATTGTTATTGCACTTAACATCCCAGTAATCTATAAATCCGACAAAGCTCACTAAGACAGTTTCATCACGCGTATCTCACAATCACGACAAGCTCGAACACACACAAGAAAGCTCAGTAATAATTTCAAATGATGTAGTCCGACCATTCGGAGATAAACGAAGTGTGATCCATCGTCTCTCCCGGACACTCCTCATCATGAATCGTCGGTTTCTCTTTTCCTCCGACGAGTCTCGCCGGATTCCCAACGGCCGTAGCTCGTGGAGGGATGTCGATCAGAACAACAGATCCGGCACCTACTTTAGCTCCTGCTCCGATCTTGACGTTCCCGAGAATAGTCGCTCCAGCTCCGATCAAGCAACCGTCGCCGATCTTGGGATGTCTGTCTCCGCAAGCTTTACCTGTTCCACCGAGCGTCACGTGGTGGAGGATCGAAACGTTGTTCCCTATCACAGCTGTTTCTCCGATGACGACTCCGGTTGCGTGATCGAGAAGTATCCCTTTACCGATCTTCGCTGCTGGATGGATATCGACGGCGAACACTTCGGAGATACGCGAGTGGAGAGCTAAGGCTAGTGGCTTCCGCGTTTGAGTCCATAGCTTGTGTGAGATACGATG
This portion of the Raphanus sativus cultivar WK10039 unplaced genomic scaffold, ASM80110v3 Scaffold1085, whole genome shotgun sequence genome encodes:
- the LOC130503721 gene encoding serine acetyltransferase 5 — protein: MPPAGELQHQSPSKDKQSNDAQSAEAAAAIAAAAADAEAAGLWTQIKAEARRDAEAEPALASYLYSTILSHSSLERSISFHLGNKLCSSTLLSTLLYDLFLNTFTSDPSLRNATVADLRAARVRDPACISFSHCLLNYKGFLAIQAHRISHKLWTQTRKPLALALHSRISEVFAVDIHPAAKIGKGILLDHATGVVIGETAVIGNNVSILHHVTLGGTGKACGDRHPKIGDGCLIGAGATILGNVKIGAGAKVGAGSVVLIDIPPRATAVGNPARLVGGKEKPTIHDEECPGETMDHTSFISEWSDYII